In Brassica oleracea var. oleracea cultivar TO1000 unplaced genomic scaffold, BOL UnpScaffold01880, whole genome shotgun sequence, the sequence AAATTATTCCCTATATTGAACTTTTCTTTTAGCAATAATTGCGAAAAAATTAATATCGTCATACATTGGTTCATTTATAAACCTTCACCAGACCAGTTCGGCTGTATTTTATGATCAATTAAGCTTCCAAAAAACCGGTCATCCTAAGAACCGAGATACGGTGACGACTCAGGTCTCTTCCTTTAAGGGTACTAAACGAAAACGCCATTTGCTCCTCCATTCTTCGTTTTCGGATGATGACATGTGGCGGCGTCATTTCACtctcatcctcctcctcttcaaCTTCCGGCCACCGGAATGTAGTTCTCGATGGAATTGTTACCGGAGATGACTTTTTCACCGTCgttggtttctttcttttgttgttttcgtTGTTGTTATTCTTGTTGCTGTTTATGAAATAATCGTCGGAAAATATAACGTCTGATTCTTGAAGTTCTTCTTCTGCCATTGAAAGagagaaatatttttagaaagaaagttagggattactttggatatatatgattttattgaaGAGTCAAGTAGGAAGAGAAGACACAACTATAAGAAAAGTTGCAACTTATATAGACCGAGATATCGCAGAGAATCTCATGTTTTACACgtataataatatatgtgtatatgtatattatatacgTGTAATTATTAATATCTTGTGTTGCATCAGATGAGGTCATCGTGAAGGTGTTTGAGTGAAGTCAAGGGATTcgatattttaataattaatcaatCATTAAGGATGTGATTAATTTATCATCGTGAATTAGACAAGTCTTTATATATACACTTACACATCATTTCGCCAAAATACAGTTAGATATTTCGGTGTTCGTACGTAATTAGTAACACCATAATTCTTTTTTGAAAGGCAAAGCAACATCctaattcatttatttgaagTTCCTCATCGCTGTACAGAATTTTGCACGGTTACTAAttctcatcatttttttttgaacattaactATTCTCATCATTTTCCCTTGTTAAAAGTACCTAATTTCTTAGTTTAGAAATAACTgatatatacttttttaaataaatattaagtaaacTTGAGTATAAATATATTGCTTATACCGAAATGAATGAagtattaataagaaaatttggTAAACTTATAGCTCAAATATGGGGTGaaattttacagttttatttacattgTATAATgtattttcgaaaaatattaagatatcGTGTATGCATTAGTTCATTTAGTTGAACCAACAAAAGAAGAGTACTACTAATCTTCAAGTTGTTAACTTTTACAAGCTACAATGAAAATGTCAACGATTGCGAAGCTGAGTCGTAACGTTACTGAACGCAATCGCCATGCGTTTTATGGCTACGAGGTTACTCGCTCAACACTATGAAACCGCATAATCTAAAAACAACGACCCACCCATGGGCCAGCACGTGTAGAAAAACTATCTTAACGTCAGCAAAAGTTAACGTCACCAGGCTTCCATCTCATGTGTGCCGGTGCCACGTGTTGGTTCTATCCAGAACTGCGGTCGTTCTCCTTGGCGTTTACGTGGTGGTGTTAATTAGCGGCCTATTGCTTTCGGAGAAGAATTAAGGTGGCTTAAAAAgtcttctgttttattttctcggaacttaatttttgtttttattgcaTATTGACATTGATGCTTAAATAAACAAACGTGTATGTTTACGATCATTGTAAGAAGCCTATGTGCTATACAAACTAATAAGTAAATTACGGAATGAATATAAtctttcaaaataacaaaaagaaacactCAGTAAGTtcaaaagttattaaaaacttaCTATACAACGTCAAAAGTGAATATTTATATCCAGGAAGTTCCTTTATGTATAAATTAACTATTCATTTCCTTAACTTTTCCTTGGACAATCTGGTTGAGTGATTCTAAGGCAAGATGAAGTTTCAAATATGTTGTTAATGcgaatttaaatatattttcttgacAAAGAATTTTATCCGTGTAAGTTGTCGCAAACACAAGCTTTTATTGATCGAGGGACAATTAATAGGAGCAAGACATGCTTTGAAGAGTACACATAACAAAAAAGGGTTACTGAAAATGATCGACTCCATCAACCTATTATAGAGTTATAACCTCCCgattaaagttaattttttacATTACACGAAATTTGAGTAATTTAATTAGGGCATAAAAGttcttctctctttattttGATGCGACTAGTTATAATTGAATAGTAATCTTAGGTGTCAAAGAAATGCATTTAGTGTAaagaaaacta encodes:
- the LOC106321523 gene encoding uncharacterized protein LOC106321523, with product MAEEELQESDVIFSDDYFINSNKNNNNENNKRKKPTTVKKSSPVTIPSRTTFRWPEVEEEEDESEMTPPHVIIRKRRMEEQMAFSFSTLKGRDLSRHRISVLRMTGFLEA